The Paenibacillus sophorae genome has a segment encoding these proteins:
- a CDS encoding peptidoglycan DD-metalloendopeptidase family protein: MKNQSDKITLLVVRDAGNPVRKIQISKPMAVALPAAAVLSLSSLISSMHYYASRSIQELEAEAAALSSQNVRLEQAVADKEKALQVVQNEALGLVGEAKEIKDQLKSADSLQRELQSFVSKPKGASSSEAKSASPSAITIRIGAFHTVIEHTPALQVEGEYIASYGGNREEVSAVRETKDELTEIGSMLEEMVRSLSGTVLEAKKADTARLQREDFLWPTSSRMISSSFGYRTDPFKGSPAFHAGIDIAAQEGDVVFAAQGGEVFAAEQSAARGNYIVIDHANGLQTLYMHLNSLDVSAGDNVAKGQKIGRVGSTGRSTAPHLHFQVVKQNKNVNPLSYVKQD, from the coding sequence ATGAAAAACCAATCGGACAAGATTACCCTGCTCGTCGTCAGGGATGCCGGGAATCCGGTTAGAAAGATCCAAATTTCCAAACCGATGGCCGTGGCCCTGCCGGCCGCAGCCGTACTGTCTCTGTCGAGTCTGATCAGTTCCATGCATTATTATGCCTCCCGCTCCATACAGGAGCTAGAGGCGGAAGCCGCCGCGCTGTCCTCGCAGAATGTTCGGCTGGAACAGGCGGTCGCCGATAAGGAAAAAGCGCTGCAGGTCGTGCAGAACGAAGCCTTGGGGCTTGTGGGAGAAGCGAAAGAAATCAAGGATCAGTTGAAAAGCGCTGACTCGCTGCAGCGGGAATTGCAAAGCTTCGTCAGCAAACCCAAGGGAGCATCTTCTTCCGAGGCGAAATCCGCGTCCCCTTCAGCGATCACCATCCGCATCGGAGCTTTTCACACCGTCATCGAGCATACGCCCGCTTTACAGGTAGAGGGAGAATATATCGCCTCGTACGGCGGCAACCGCGAGGAGGTTTCGGCCGTCCGGGAGACAAAGGATGAGCTTACGGAAATTGGCAGCATGCTCGAAGAGATGGTCCGCAGCCTTTCAGGTACGGTGCTGGAAGCCAAAAAAGCGGATACCGCGCGGCTCCAGAGAGAGGATTTTCTGTGGCCCACTTCATCCCGTATGATTTCCTCAAGCTTCGGCTACCGTACAGATCCCTTCAAAGGAAGCCCCGCTTTTCACGCCGGGATCGACATCGCGGCTCAAGAAGGCGATGTGGTATTTGCCGCTCAAGGCGGCGAAGTCTTTGCCGCGGAACAGTCCGCAGCGCGGGGCAATTATATTGTGATCGACCATGCGAACGGGCTGCAGACATTATATATGCATCTCAACAGCCTGGATGTGTCCGCCGGCGACAATGTTGCCAAAGGCCAAAAAATTGGACGGGTCGGCAGCACCGGACGGAGCACCGCCCCCCATCTGCACTTTCAGGTGGTCAAACAGAATAAGAACGTCAACCCTTTATCTTATGTCAAACAAGATTAA
- the cls gene encoding cardiolipin synthase — MKIFAAALCLFILQIIVILVLEYRRPQRAVAWLFLLFCCPPLGLLIYYFLGRDYRQSRKLKAHAAGTRRVLHDYAAERSQLITRMEDTGNPELSSHKELLRLLDGLSESLVTGRNASRILVNAGEAYESMLEAMESASEHIHLEVYIFRNDATGERFQDVMIRKARQGVKVRLLCDGLGSRKLGRRFLRPLASAGVETHFFLPSLASLFGGRFNYRNHRKILIVDGLVGFTGGINIGDEYLGKDPKMGFWRDTHLRLEGDAVYYMQHVFLKDWQLVSGERLSHPRLFPVHGCEGTEGVQIIGSGPDGEIDANQAMIFAAICAAESRIWIASPYFIPDPAILRALKNAVLRGADVRIIIPSKPDSALVYNASLSYLDNLLDAGVKFYRYRKGFMHAKVWIADGLLASVGSVNMDMRSFYTDFELSAVLLQPQRIEELANQFRRDLEDSETVDPYVFRQRGELARATEEICSLLSPLL; from the coding sequence ATGAAAATATTCGCTGCGGCGCTATGCTTATTTATTCTTCAAATCATTGTGATCCTGGTTCTGGAATATCGCCGTCCCCAAAGAGCTGTCGCCTGGTTGTTTCTGCTTTTTTGCTGCCCGCCGCTCGGTCTGCTGATCTATTACTTCTTGGGCAGGGATTACAGACAAAGCCGTAAGCTTAAAGCCCATGCAGCAGGAACTCGCCGGGTGCTGCATGATTATGCCGCCGAGCGGAGCCAGCTCATAACCCGCATGGAGGACACCGGGAATCCGGAATTAAGCAGCCACAAGGAGCTGCTGCGCCTATTGGACGGGCTGTCGGAAAGTCTGGTCACGGGCAGAAATGCCAGCCGGATTCTGGTTAATGCGGGCGAAGCCTATGAATCCATGCTGGAAGCGATGGAATCAGCGTCAGAGCATATTCATCTGGAGGTTTATATTTTTCGCAATGACGCCACCGGGGAGAGATTCCAGGATGTCATGATCCGCAAAGCCCGGCAGGGTGTAAAAGTCCGCTTGCTGTGCGATGGACTCGGCAGCCGCAAGCTGGGCCGGCGTTTTCTGCGCCCATTGGCGAGCGCCGGGGTCGAGACGCATTTCTTCCTGCCGTCCCTTGCTTCCCTGTTCGGTGGGCGGTTCAACTACCGCAATCATCGTAAAATCCTGATTGTGGACGGTCTCGTCGGCTTTACGGGCGGAATCAATATCGGGGACGAGTATTTGGGCAAAGATCCAAAAATGGGATTTTGGCGCGATACCCATCTGCGTCTAGAGGGTGACGCGGTCTATTATATGCAGCATGTTTTTCTGAAGGACTGGCAGCTGGTTTCCGGAGAACGTCTGAGCCATCCGCGTCTGTTCCCTGTTCATGGCTGTGAAGGTACAGAGGGAGTGCAAATTATAGGCAGCGGCCCGGACGGCGAAATCGACGCCAATCAGGCTATGATTTTTGCTGCGATTTGCGCGGCGGAGAGCCGGATTTGGATCGCGTCACCTTATTTTATTCCCGATCCGGCGATTCTGAGAGCGCTCAAAAATGCAGTGCTGCGCGGAGCCGATGTACGGATTATTATCCCATCCAAGCCTGACAGCGCATTGGTATATAACGCCTCGCTGTCCTATTTGGACAATTTGCTGGATGCCGGCGTGAAATTTTACCGCTACCGCAAAGGCTTTATGCATGCTAAAGTGTGGATTGCCGACGGTCTGCTGGCTTCCGTAGGCAGCGTTAATATGGATATGCGCAGCTTCTATACCGATTTCGAGCTGTCGGCGGTGCTGCTTCAGCCGCAGCGTATCGAAGAACTGGCCAATCAGTTCCGGCGCGATCTGGAAGACAGCGAGACGGTTGACCCCTATGTCTTCCGCCAACGGGGGGAGCTTGCGCGCGCAACAGAAGAGATTTGCAGCCTGCTGTCGCCGCTTCTGTGA
- a CDS encoding ABC transporter permease has translation MSKFSALVHNENIKIYSRARTWIMLLLLAVFSVLMPVLMYVSSSAESRPGMWDGFQITVSVIFYLNTIFTVVIASDAVAGEFSWGTIKLLLIRPWSRSKVLLSKYISMVLFSVFTTVLLVVCAYAASLILLPSGRDALSRSGWSPETYSAMFVLCRYVELFLTAALAFMVSSVFRASGLAIGLSLFIIFVKNIFITIFNPDRYEWANYLLFSHMDLSSYLVSDTGPGGATLGFSVAVLAAYYVVFLLLSWIVFSRRDVAG, from the coding sequence TTGAGTAAGTTTAGTGCACTTGTACATAATGAGAATATAAAAATATACAGCCGGGCCCGTACCTGGATCATGCTGCTTCTACTGGCCGTTTTCAGTGTCTTGATGCCTGTGCTCATGTATGTTAGCAGCTCGGCTGAGAGCCGGCCTGGAATGTGGGACGGCTTTCAGATTACGGTGAGTGTTATCTTTTATCTGAATACGATATTTACCGTGGTTATCGCGTCGGACGCCGTGGCGGGGGAATTCTCCTGGGGAACGATTAAGCTGCTGCTGATCCGGCCCTGGAGCCGCTCGAAAGTTCTGCTGTCGAAGTACATTTCCATGGTGCTGTTCAGCGTGTTTACGACTGTACTGTTGGTAGTTTGTGCTTACGCTGCCTCGCTGATTCTGCTTCCTTCCGGACGTGATGCCCTTTCTCGGAGCGGATGGAGTCCGGAAACGTACAGCGCGATGTTCGTCTTATGCCGGTATGTGGAGCTGTTCCTGACCGCTGCGCTTGCTTTTATGGTTTCCAGCGTATTCCGCGCAAGCGGGCTTGCGATCGGCCTTTCGCTGTTCATTATATTTGTCAAAAATATTTTTATCACCATCTTCAATCCCGACCGTTACGAATGGGCGAATTATTTGTTATTTAGCCATATGGATCTAAGCAGTTACCTAGTCTCGGATACGGGGCCGGGAGGGGCAACGCTGGGGTTCTCTGTTGCGGTGCTTGCCGCTTATTATGTCGTGTTTCTGCTGCTGTCCTGGATTGTGTTCAGCCGCAGAGACGTTGCCGGCTGA
- the ltrA gene encoding group II intron reverse transcriptase/maturase: MKAEYRKGCPQRERVEHEEYAGARSAGIRESRERDGATDLLEQILDRDNLNRAYKQVKRNHGAPGIDGMTVEDALPWLQEHRDELLQNIREGRYKPSPVRRKEIPKPDGSGVRKLGIPTVVDRVIQQAIAQQLQPLFEPLFSDGSYGYRPGRSAQQAIRKVKDYAQQGYGHAVEIDLSKYFDTLNHELLMNLLRKQIQNKRVTELIKKYLKSGVMENGVHCKTEEGSPQGGPLSPLLANIYLNEFDQEMNRRGVNVIRYADDIVVLAKSKRAATRLLESCRKYLENKLRLQMNMRKSKVVSVVARKYFKFLGFALGKNRNGVYIRAHGQSLAKAKKKLKELTSRSQGRNVRQVMEKVKVYIRGWIGYYYVADMKRILKSWSEWLRRRLRMYIWKQWKKPRTKVQNLRKLGIPEWQAYQWGNSRLGYWRIAGSPVLSRSITNEKLAQAGYYDFPAQYERLRQLHLNG; this comes from the coding sequence ATGAAAGCAGAATACCGAAAGGGCTGCCCGCAAAGGGAACGTGTGGAACATGAAGAGTATGCGGGAGCGCGGAGTGCCGGCATTCGGGAAAGTAGAGAAAGAGACGGTGCAACAGACTTGCTGGAACAGATTCTGGACAGAGACAATCTGAACAGAGCCTACAAGCAGGTCAAACGCAACCATGGAGCGCCTGGAATCGACGGAATGACCGTAGAAGATGCGCTGCCATGGCTGCAGGAACATAGAGACGAGCTGTTGCAAAATATCCGGGAAGGCCGATACAAGCCAAGCCCGGTACGGCGCAAGGAAATTCCCAAACCCGATGGAAGTGGAGTACGGAAGCTTGGCATACCCACAGTCGTGGACCGAGTGATCCAGCAGGCGATCGCCCAGCAGTTGCAGCCGCTGTTTGAGCCGCTCTTCTCAGACGGAAGTTACGGCTACCGCCCTGGGCGGAGCGCGCAGCAGGCCATCCGTAAGGTGAAAGATTACGCGCAGCAAGGCTATGGTCACGCGGTAGAAATCGACCTTTCGAAATACTTCGACACACTGAACCATGAACTGCTGATGAATCTTTTGCGCAAACAAATTCAGAACAAGCGTGTAACCGAACTGATTAAGAAATATTTGAAAAGTGGGGTTATGGAGAATGGGGTGCACTGCAAAACGGAGGAAGGCTCTCCGCAGGGAGGCCCTTTATCTCCGCTGCTCGCGAACATCTATCTGAACGAATTCGACCAGGAGATGAACAGACGGGGAGTGAACGTTATCCGGTATGCGGATGACATCGTGGTGCTAGCCAAAAGCAAACGGGCAGCGACGCGGCTTCTGGAGTCTTGCCGGAAGTACCTGGAGAACAAATTGAGACTCCAGATGAATATGCGGAAAAGCAAGGTAGTCAGCGTAGTGGCCCGGAAGTATTTCAAATTCCTTGGTTTTGCCCTGGGAAAGAACAGAAATGGGGTGTATATTCGCGCCCATGGGCAATCCCTCGCAAAAGCAAAGAAGAAGCTGAAAGAACTAACGAGCCGCAGTCAGGGCAGGAATGTTCGCCAAGTCATGGAGAAAGTGAAAGTCTACATTCGCGGATGGATCGGCTACTACTATGTAGCCGACATGAAACGGATATTGAAAAGCTGGAGCGAATGGCTGCGAAGACGCCTGCGGATGTACATCTGGAAACAGTGGAAGAAGCCGAGAACCAAGGTACAGAACCTGCGCAAGCTGGGGATACCGGAATGGCAGGCTTACCAGTGGGGGAACTCCCGTCTGGGGTACTGGCGCATCGCCGGAAGCCCGGTGCTGTCTCGTTCCATAACAAACGAAAAGCTCGCACAGGCAGGATATTATGACTTTCCTGCGCAGTACGAGCGTTTACGTCAATTGCACTTAAACGGTTGA
- a CDS encoding ABC transporter ATP-binding protein — protein MTVNAAVTEPVARLLGVTKRIGSKTLVGDLTLDIPAGQVFGFLGPNGAGKTTTIRMMVGLISISRGDIVIGGRSIKTNFEEAVAQVGAIVENPEMYKFLTGYQNLKQYARMVSGVNKQRIQEVIELVGLGSRINDKVKSYSLGMRQRLGVAQALLHRPKLLILDEPTNGLDPQGIRELRDYLRRLCREEGTTVFVSSHLLSEMELMCDSVAIIQNGKLIDVRQLKSAEGTQAQGREFVFDVDDVQTAQALIGGTVKDVGGLVVQTVREDIPDLNAKLVSGGVKVYGIKEVVVSLEDQFLEMTGGEGIE, from the coding sequence ATGACAGTAAATGCGGCAGTAACCGAACCGGTTGCCAGGCTTCTTGGTGTAACCAAAAGAATCGGTTCAAAAACGCTGGTTGGCGATTTGACGCTCGATATTCCGGCAGGACAGGTCTTCGGCTTTCTAGGACCGAACGGCGCGGGGAAGACGACAACCATTCGGATGATGGTTGGACTGATCTCGATTAGCCGGGGCGATATTGTGATCGGCGGCAGAAGCATCAAGACTAATTTTGAAGAAGCGGTTGCCCAGGTGGGGGCCATTGTAGAGAATCCGGAGATGTACAAGTTTTTGACCGGATACCAGAATCTGAAGCAGTATGCGCGCATGGTCAGCGGCGTGAACAAACAGCGTATTCAGGAAGTCATCGAGCTTGTCGGGCTGGGCAGCCGTATCAACGACAAGGTGAAGAGCTATTCGCTAGGCATGCGCCAGCGTCTCGGAGTGGCCCAGGCGCTGCTTCATAGGCCGAAGCTGTTAATCCTCGACGAGCCGACCAACGGGCTTGATCCTCAAGGAATACGGGAGCTCCGGGATTACCTGCGCCGGTTGTGCCGGGAGGAAGGAACGACCGTGTTCGTCTCCAGCCATCTGCTGTCCGAAATGGAGCTTATGTGTGACAGTGTGGCAATCATTCAGAACGGGAAGCTGATCGATGTCCGCCAGCTGAAGAGCGCGGAAGGTACTCAGGCGCAGGGCAGGGAGTTTGTATTCGACGTGGATGATGTCCAGACCGCTCAGGCGCTGATCGGCGGGACGGTGAAGGATGTGGGAGGACTTGTCGTGCAGACGGTTCGAGAGGATATTCCAGACCTGAACGCGAAGCTTGTGAGCGGCGGCGTCAAGGTATACGGCATCAAAGAGGTCGTAGTCTCACTTGAGGATCAATTCCTGGAAATGACGGGAGGTGAGGGCATTGAGTAA
- the gltB gene encoding glutamate synthase large subunit: MRHTELPPKQGLYDPQFEKDACGMGFVAHIKGKPSHEIVSNALTMLANMEHRGGQGSEPNSGDGAGIMLQIPHRFFSEEAKALGFELPEAGRYGVGMLFLSHNEDIRTAHERTLSEIITEEGQTVLGYRDVPTYDEMLGKTAKAAKPYVRQVFIGRSADIQDDLAFERKLYVIRKRAELAIRYSGSEEGASFYLPSLSCRKIVYKGMLTTEQVGPFYLDLQNEALESAIALVHSRFSTNTFPSWERAHPYRFMIHNGEINTLRGNVNWMHARQSLFKSEVFGSDLEKIKPIINPDGSDTGMFDNTFEFLYLSGRSLPHVAMMMVPEPWSNHDSMDEKKKAFYEYHSTLMEPWDGPAAMGFTDGVQIGAILDRNGLRPSRYYVTKDDLIILSSEAGVLDIPPENVLYKDRLRPGRMLLVDTKEGRIISDEEVKAAIASEHPYREWLDEHLISLNELPEAPELPNPKHDNVQQLQQAFGYTFEDLRKVLEPMASSGAEAIGSMGYDAPLAVLSDRPQRLYNYFKQMFAQVTNPPIDAIREELVTSTTTTIGPERNLLKPEPESCRQIALETPILSNEDFAKIRHVRRTGFKSMTIPTLFPAGLGAEGLRTALDRLNEAADRVIEKGHNILILSDRGVDRENAAIPALLAVSSLHHHLIRQGTRTKVTILLESGEPREVHHYALLLGYGVSAVNPYLAFESLDDMISQGLLRGVSHEKAVKNYIKAATKSVVKILSKMGISTIQSYRGAQIFEAVGLKSDFVDRYFTWTPSRIGGIGLEEVVTETLAHHNRAFSDKDGKDKVLDSGGEYQWRSDGEDHLFNPQTIHLLQHSVRSGDYNMYKEYSALVQGESKKHQTLRSLLEFKQVGEPIPLEEVEPVESIMKRFKTGAMSFGSISKEAHEALAIAMNRIGGKSNTGEGGEDPARFIPDANGDSRRSAIKQVASGRFGVTSNYLVNADEIQIKMAQGAKPGEGGQLPGRKVYPWVAEVRGSTAGVGLISPPPHHDIYSIEDLAELIYDLKNANPRANINVKLVSEVGVGTIAAGVAKGRADIILISGYDGGTGASPMNSIRHAGLPWELGLAETHQTLMLNNLRDRVVLETDGKMLSGRDLAVAALLGAEEFGFATAPLVAVGCIMMRVCQMDTCPVGVATQNPDLRKNFAGDPQHVVNFMTFVAQDLREIMASLGFRTIEEMVGRTDCLDAVQASYHWKKKGVDLSGLLHTPQLPEGSTRFNSKKQNHGLEETLDVSKLLPLAAATIENGTAVEASLPITNVNRAVGTILGSEVTRKYGAAGLPEDTIRLHFTGSAGQSLGAFMPKGITITVEGDTNDYIGKGLSGGKLIVKPSPKATFAAEENIIVGNTGFYGATSGEAYISGIAGERFAVRNSGAKVVVEGVGDHGCEYMTGGRVVVLGGTGRNFAAGMSGGIAYVFDPDNTFINRCNLEMVLLERVEEQEEIEELHGLIVRHTELTNSALGQRVLDSWQDNLPKFVRVIPKDYKRMMDQIRKVEETGLTGEAAMMAAFEANMRELARVGG; this comes from the coding sequence ATGAGACACACTGAACTGCCCCCTAAACAGGGCCTTTACGATCCCCAGTTCGAGAAAGATGCCTGCGGCATGGGCTTTGTCGCCCATATCAAAGGCAAGCCATCTCATGAGATTGTTAGCAACGCCTTAACCATGCTCGCCAATATGGAGCATCGGGGAGGCCAGGGAAGCGAGCCGAATTCCGGCGACGGCGCGGGCATTATGCTGCAAATTCCGCACCGTTTCTTCTCCGAAGAAGCGAAAGCGCTCGGCTTTGAACTGCCGGAAGCGGGCCGTTACGGTGTCGGCATGCTCTTTTTGTCTCATAATGAAGACATCCGCACCGCGCATGAGCGCACCCTGAGTGAAATTATTACCGAAGAAGGGCAGACGGTGCTCGGTTACCGCGATGTGCCAACCTACGACGAAATGCTGGGCAAGACGGCGAAAGCCGCCAAGCCTTATGTCCGTCAAGTATTTATCGGCCGTTCCGCCGATATTCAAGACGATCTTGCCTTTGAACGCAAACTGTACGTTATCCGCAAACGGGCGGAGCTCGCCATCCGCTACAGCGGATCGGAAGAAGGCGCGTCCTTCTACCTGCCGAGCTTGTCCTGCCGCAAAATTGTATATAAAGGAATGCTGACCACCGAGCAGGTCGGTCCGTTCTATCTCGATCTGCAGAACGAAGCACTGGAATCGGCGATTGCGCTTGTCCATTCCCGGTTCAGCACCAATACGTTCCCGAGCTGGGAGCGTGCCCATCCGTACCGCTTCATGATCCATAACGGCGAGATCAATACGCTGCGCGGTAACGTGAACTGGATGCACGCCCGCCAGTCGCTGTTTAAGAGCGAAGTGTTCGGCAGCGATCTGGAGAAGATCAAGCCGATTATCAACCCGGACGGGTCCGATACCGGGATGTTCGACAACACGTTTGAGTTCCTGTACCTGAGCGGCCGTTCCCTGCCTCATGTGGCCATGATGATGGTTCCCGAGCCGTGGAGCAATCATGACAGCATGGACGAGAAGAAAAAGGCGTTCTATGAATACCACAGCACACTGATGGAGCCGTGGGACGGGCCTGCCGCCATGGGCTTCACCGACGGCGTGCAGATCGGCGCGATTCTTGACCGTAACGGTCTGCGGCCTTCGCGTTATTATGTAACGAAAGACGATTTGATTATTTTGTCCTCTGAAGCGGGCGTACTGGATATCCCGCCGGAGAACGTTCTATACAAAGACCGCCTGAGACCGGGCCGCATGCTGCTGGTTGACACGAAGGAAGGCCGAATTATTTCCGACGAGGAAGTGAAGGCGGCAATCGCTTCCGAGCATCCGTACCGCGAATGGCTTGACGAGCATCTGATCAGCCTGAACGAGCTTCCGGAAGCTCCCGAACTGCCTAATCCGAAGCATGACAATGTTCAGCAGCTTCAACAGGCATTCGGCTACACGTTCGAGGACCTGCGCAAGGTGCTGGAGCCGATGGCTTCCAGCGGCGCCGAAGCGATAGGCTCGATGGGCTATGACGCTCCGCTTGCGGTGCTGTCCGACCGCCCGCAGCGGCTCTACAACTACTTTAAACAAATGTTCGCCCAGGTAACCAACCCGCCGATTGACGCAATCCGCGAAGAACTGGTGACTTCGACGACAACGACGATCGGGCCGGAGCGCAACCTGCTGAAACCGGAACCGGAAAGCTGTAGACAGATTGCGCTGGAAACGCCGATTCTGTCCAATGAAGATTTCGCCAAGATCCGTCATGTGCGCCGTACAGGCTTCAAGTCGATGACCATTCCGACTCTGTTTCCGGCAGGATTGGGAGCCGAGGGACTGCGGACCGCACTTGACCGTCTGAACGAAGCGGCTGACCGCGTGATCGAGAAAGGCCACAATATTCTTATTTTGTCCGACCGTGGAGTAGATCGTGAGAATGCGGCTATTCCGGCACTGCTTGCCGTATCGAGCCTGCATCACCATCTGATCCGCCAAGGCACACGGACGAAGGTTACGATTCTGCTGGAATCCGGCGAACCGCGCGAAGTGCATCATTACGCGCTTCTGCTCGGCTACGGCGTCAGCGCCGTGAATCCTTACTTAGCGTTCGAGAGCCTGGACGACATGATTTCCCAAGGCCTGCTGAGAGGCGTATCGCACGAGAAGGCCGTCAAGAACTATATCAAAGCCGCAACGAAGAGCGTGGTCAAGATCCTGTCCAAGATGGGCATCTCCACGATCCAGTCTTACCGCGGCGCCCAAATCTTTGAAGCAGTCGGCCTGAAGTCCGATTTCGTGGACCGCTACTTCACTTGGACTCCTTCCCGCATCGGCGGCATCGGCCTGGAGGAAGTGGTCACCGAGACGCTTGCGCATCATAACCGCGCCTTCTCCGACAAGGACGGCAAAGACAAGGTGCTGGATTCCGGCGGCGAATATCAATGGCGCAGCGACGGGGAGGATCATCTGTTCAACCCGCAGACGATCCATCTGCTCCAGCATTCCGTCCGCAGCGGCGATTACAATATGTACAAGGAATATTCGGCGCTTGTTCAGGGCGAGAGCAAGAAGCATCAGACGCTTCGTTCCCTGCTTGAGTTCAAGCAGGTAGGCGAGCCTATTCCGCTGGAAGAAGTGGAACCGGTGGAATCGATCATGAAACGCTTCAAGACCGGCGCCATGTCTTTTGGCTCGATCAGTAAGGAAGCGCATGAGGCGCTGGCGATTGCGATGAACCGAATCGGCGGCAAGAGCAATACAGGCGAAGGCGGAGAGGATCCGGCGCGCTTTATCCCGGATGCCAACGGGGATTCCCGCCGCAGCGCGATCAAGCAGGTCGCCTCCGGACGGTTCGGCGTAACGTCGAATTATCTGGTGAACGCCGATGAAATTCAAATCAAGATGGCCCAGGGCGCGAAGCCGGGCGAAGGCGGACAGCTTCCGGGACGCAAGGTATATCCTTGGGTTGCCGAGGTCCGCGGTTCCACGGCGGGCGTGGGTCTGATTTCGCCTCCTCCTCACCATGACATTTACTCCATCGAGGATTTGGCGGAGCTGATCTATGACCTGAAGAATGCCAATCCGCGTGCGAATATCAATGTGAAGCTCGTATCCGAGGTTGGTGTTGGAACGATCGCTGCAGGTGTGGCCAAGGGCCGTGCCGACATTATTCTGATCAGCGGATACGACGGGGGCACCGGCGCGTCGCCGATGAACTCCATCCGCCATGCCGGCCTTCCGTGGGAGCTGGGTCTTGCCGAGACGCATCAGACTTTGATGCTGAACAATCTGCGCGACCGGGTCGTGCTGGAAACCGACGGCAAAATGCTGAGCGGCCGCGACTTGGCTGTGGCTGCGCTGCTGGGCGCCGAAGAATTCGGATTCGCTACAGCGCCGCTGGTGGCTGTGGGCTGCATCATGATGCGTGTCTGCCAAATGGACACTTGTCCGGTTGGCGTAGCAACACAGAATCCGGATCTGCGTAAGAACTTTGCCGGCGATCCGCAGCATGTCGTTAACTTTATGACATTCGTCGCGCAGGATCTGCGCGAAATTATGGCCAGCCTGGGCTTCCGCACCATTGAAGAAATGGTCGGACGCACCGACTGTCTGGACGCTGTTCAGGCTTCGTATCATTGGAAGAAGAAAGGCGTCGACCTCAGCGGATTGCTGCACACGCCGCAGCTGCCTGAAGGCAGCACGCGGTTCAACAGCAAGAAGCAGAATCACGGGCTGGAAGAGACGCTGGATGTATCCAAGTTGCTTCCGCTTGCTGCAGCGACGATTGAAAATGGAACGGCTGTGGAGGCATCCCTGCCGATTACGAACGTCAATCGCGCCGTCGGCACGATTCTCGGCAGCGAAGTGACGCGCAAATACGGCGCCGCCGGACTGCCGGAGGATACGATCCGCCTGCACTTCACCGGCTCTGCCGGCCAAAGTCTTGGAGCTTTCATGCCGAAGGGTATTACGATTACGGTTGAGGGCGACACAAATGACTACATCGGCAAAGGACTCTCCGGAGGCAAGCTGATCGTTAAGCCGTCTCCGAAAGCGACGTTTGCCGCCGAGGAGAACATCATTGTCGGCAACACGGGATTCTACGGAGCGACCAGCGGCGAAGCCTACATCAGCGGCATTGCCGGCGAACGCTTCGCAGTCCGCAACTCCGGCGCCAAGGTTGTCGTCGAAGGCGTGGGCGACCACGGCTGCGAATACATGACCGGCGGACGCGTCGTCGTCCTGGGCGGAACCGGACGCAATTTCGCGGCGGGAATGTCGGGCGGCATCGCCTATGTATTCGATCCGGACAATACGTTCATCAACCGCTGCAACCTGGAAATGGTGCTGCTGGAGCGCGTTGAGGAACAGGAAGAAATCGAAGAGCTGCACGGCTTGATCGTCCGTCATACGGAGCTGACGAACAGTGCGCTCGGACAGCGTGTGCTGGATAGCTGGCAGGACAATCTGCCGAAATTCGTCCGTGTCATTCCGAAGGATTACAAACGGATGATGGACCAAATCCGCAAGGTGGAAGAAACTGGTCTGACCGGCGAAGCTGCTATGATGGCTGCGTTCGAAGCGAATATGCGCGAACTGGCGCGGGTAGGCGGTTAA